In Mytilus edulis chromosome 13, xbMytEdul2.2, whole genome shotgun sequence, a single window of DNA contains:
- the LOC139502125 gene encoding 60S ribosome subunit biogenesis protein NIP7 homolog codes for MRPLTEEETKIFFEKLSKYIGENIKLLLDRPDGTYCFRLHKDRVFYVREEIMKLAGNIARKNLISMGTCFGKFTGSQKFKLHITALDFIAPYAKYKVWVKPSAEQQFVYGHNVMKSGLGRITENTPQYQGVIVYSMNDLPLGFGVAAKTTQECRRADPMAIVSFHQSDIGEYIRSEEKLV; via the exons ATGCGTCCACTTACTGAAGAAGAAAcaaaaatattctttgaaaagctgtcaaaata TATTGGTGAGAATATAAAGTTACTGTTAGACAGACCCGATGGAACTTACTGCTTCAGACTTCACAAAGACAGAGTTTTCTATGTCAG GGAAGAGATAATGAAGTTAGCAGGAAACATTGCAAGGAAGAATCTAATCAGTATGGGAACATGCTTTGGTAAATTTACAGGATCACAGAAATTCAAACTACACATCACAGCTCTAGATTTTATTGCACCTTACGCTAAG tataAAGTATGGGTTAAGCCAAGTGCAGAACAACAGTTTGTGTATGGACATAATGTAATGAAATCTGGTCTAGGAAGAATTACAGAAAATACTCCACAGTATCAAGGTGTCATTGTGTACAGCATGAATGATCTCCCTTTG GGTTTTGGTGTAGCAGCAAAAACAACACAGGAATGTAGAAGGGCAGATCCCATGGCCATTGTTTCATTTCATCAATCTGACATTGGAGAATATATTAGATCAGAAGAAAAATTAGTATAA
- the LOC139500413 gene encoding uncharacterized protein has protein sequence MDSSQHFKKLRSLTKKKLQTEHHLSNLQNYIQSKTVPKGLNIKVSPQAPGHKSKRFMSRWNEILFNCSIQLLQLLLSFTTTNYKQIVNEISDIINNSNISRDDLAIIKRRLADIEQIELSKHKEKQRNKFQRDKIHTVHLNQHMNDINITNHKIPRKRKFKRRKQKTESIVVNLSSKELTRAEESLLSKGLNFCPIPSTVNNFQLDEDLDQFARRLRLKDFFYNRGKKNLEEAGLTDSDTDTNEEVTPIPKFKKKSSWKPPKSKNDNLESFINYVRSDIKSCITNTRNYNLSKSESIALKALKDQEDIVIKPADKGGAVVVMDKTDYIAEGNRQLSNSIFYKQLTTDPTLNTIRRINTILQEMFDKKHIDNDTFDYLRPLVNEAKAGRFYMLPKIHKTGNPGRPIVSANSHPTEKISEFVDHHLRPHVKELPSFIQDTTDYLKKMESLNPLPSNTILASMDVSSLYTNIPQDEGIAACEEAWNTRSEKNPPTECLVTLLKLVLENNNFSFNEKHYLQIDGTSMGTKMAPSYANIFMGQLEKRLLASAPYQPLSWFRFIDDIDFKWTDSQEHLNEFLEHCC, from the exons ATGGATAGCTCACAGCATTTCAAGAAATTAAGATCTTTAACTAAAAAGAAACTACAAACTGAACATCATTTATCTAACTTACAAAATTATATTCAAAGTAAAACTGTACCAAAAGGTTTAAACATCAAAGTGAGTCCCCAGGCACCGGGACATAAATCCAAAAGATTCATGAGCCGTTGGAATGAAATTCTGTTTAACTGTTCAATCCAGCTTCTTCAACTGCTACTTTCTTTTACAACTacaaattacaaacaaattgtaaatgaaatatcagatatcatcaacaatagtaacatcTCTCGTGACGATTTAGCAATAATTAAACGTCGCCTCGCAgatattgaacaaattgaactatcaaaacataaagaaaaacaaaggaataAATTTCAAAGAGATAAAATTCATACTGTCCATTTAAATCAGCATATGAATGATATTAATATAACAAACCATAAGATCCctagaaaaagaaaatttaaaagacgGAAACAAAAAACTGAAAGCATTGTTGTAAATTTGTCATCTAAAGAACTTACACGTGCTGAGGAATCTCTTTTAAGTAAAGGTTTAAACTTCTGTCCTATCCCATCAACTGTAAATAACTTTCAGCTAGACGAAGACCTAGACCAATTCGCTAGACGTTTACGCTTGAAAGATTTTTTCTACAATAGGGGCAAGAAAAACCTTGAAGAAGCCGGATTAACAGATTCAGATACTGACACCAATGAAGAAGTCACGCCCATcccaaaatttaagaaaaaaagttcaTGGAAACCACCAAAgagcaaaaatgataacttggaGTCATTCATTAACTACGTGAGGTCTGATATAAAGTCCTGTATAACAAATACAAGAAATTATAATTTATCCAAGTCAGAAAGTATAGCTTTGAAAGCGTTAAAAGATCAAGAGGATATTGTAATAAAACCTGCCGACAAAGGGGGCGCTGTGGTTGTCATGGATAAAACAGATTATATAGCAGAGGGGAATCGACAACTTTCTaactccattttttataaacaattaaccaCAGATCCAACGCTTAATACTATTCGAAGGATCAACACCATCCTTCAAGAGATGTTCGacaaaaagcatatagacaatgACACCTTTGATTATCTCCGACCTCTTGTGAACGAAGCAAAGGCCGGACGATTCTATATGTTGCCTAAAATACATAAAACGGGCAATCCAGGTCGACCAATTGTGTCAGCGAATAGTCATCCAACTGAAAAGATATCAGAATTTGTAGACCATCATCTAAGACCTCATGTGAAAGAACTACCATCATTCATTCAAGATACAACTGATTATCTCAAGAAAATGGAAAGCCTCAATCCTTTACCAAGCAATACGATACTTGCATCCATGGACGTGTCTTCTTTATATACCAACATTCCACAAGACGAAGGAATAGCAGCCTGTGAAGAGGCATGGAACACTCGTAGTGAAAAAAATCCTCCTACTGAGTGCCTTGTTACACTTCTGAAACTAGTACTGGAGAATAACAACTTCTCTTTCAATGAAAAACACTATCTCCAGATAGACGGTACTAGTATGGGCACAAAAATGGCCCcgtcatatgccaacatatttatgggcCAACTTGAAAAACGCCTCTTGGCTAGTGCTCCATATCAGCCCTTATCATGGTTCCGATTCATTGacgatattgatttcaaatggacagattcacaagaacatcttaatgaatttctagaacact gtTGTTGA